The genomic region ATCGAGAGCGAGGCTATGCACACCGCCAGCGGAGACCTCTACAACGCCCTCTAATCCTTTTACTTTTACCGGCGTCGCGCTATTATTATATGTGCCGTCACCAAGCTGGCCTTCCTCGTTAAACCCCCACGCCCAAACCGTTCCATTCTTATCGAGAGCGAAGCATGCAGTCTCCGTCGACACCATAGTGACATTATCCAAACCATCCACCCGGATGAGAATAGACTCGTCATCCTTCTCGCCCACGCCATAGTAAGAAAAATTGGCGGCGCCAGGATACGGGGCGCCCCATGCCCACACCGTGCCATCATCCTTCAAAGCCACCCCGTGGAACATGCCAAACGACGCCGACACGACCCTCGAAGATGATGCGCACACTGGAACAATAACGACCAAAATAAAAAACACTAAAACAAAAAATATACTGCGAGATTTACACATAGCCATCCACCAGTTTAATCGCCTACCTTTGTGAACACAAAGCTATCGATAAGTAAAACCACTATAATATACAACACCATCAACAGGATATATGGATACGCGAGGCCCGCCCACTCCATGAAATCCATAGACGTATCCAATAAACCTGTAAAACGTGGATCTGAGACAGTACTAAATATTTTTATATAAAGGCTAGACGGGAACAGAAAGCCTAACTCGCCGATAGAATACGATAACGTCGTATACCATTCCACATAGAAGAACGAGGCAGTAATCACGGCGGCCTCTACCATATTTTTAAAAGCGATGCCAACAAGCATCGTTATCCCTACGGTCAGCGAGCACTCTAAAAATAGCAGCACGATAAGAGCCGTAAACCTTAACAAGAAATCCGTGGGGGAGAGAGGCGCCCTATAAAAAAGCATTATGAGAAGAGCGCTCACAACGTATACCACAGACACGAGGAGCAGCATGAAAAGGGAGATACCCAAAAACTTGCCTACAACGACATTCTTTCGGTATAATGGCTTAGAAACAAGAACGTTCAAGGAGCCATTATACCGATCCCCCGCAATGGATATTAATCCAATAAACATTGCCGCGATCGTACAATACTCAGATACATCCCAGAACATGCCGCTCAGAGCTACCTTGATAAGCACATCATCATTTGGCATTATCTTCTCAAACCCCGAGAGGCCAGACGAAGTTATCCCATTAAGCGCTGAGATCATTATCAACACGAGGGCAATAATAATGACAATCGGGTGGCCGACCACCTTCTTAAACTCATTATGGGCGATCAAAAAAATCGGAAAAGAGTTGAACGTCACCTAACATCACTCCTTACAAACCCGATATAACACACCACGATGGCCACAACAAGATAAATGAGAAGCCTGAATACGGCTGTTTCGATAGGGGGGACACTACCGTAAAACTCCGGATCAAAAAAATTACTGTTGCTGATCCAGAACCGCATCGTTTCCGGGGAAAAACCAGCAATAAAATTAATATAGCCCTGGACATTTCCAGGAAAAATTTTTACAATAATAGCCGCAAGGTTATCAGCGAATGACGCATTTCTTATAAAACCCAGCAAAGCCCAAACAATAACGCTAATTATGGTCGCAAACGCCTGGTCCTTAATAATGATGGAGATAAGCATGGCTATAGACAGATAAAACATGACATAAATGAGGGATACGAGGAATGCGACGGGCAGCCTGATGAGATAATCAAATATGAGCGTGGATATCATGTTGCCGCAGAGCAGGAAAAGGCCTGACGTATAAAATGCGATGACAAGGCAGAACATGGCCGCAAGAAAGAGCGCCGAGCCGATCAGCTTGCCATTAATGATGGTATCACGGTACAATGGCTTCGAGATGAGCACATTCAAAGCACTGTTACTTCTCTCCTTGGATATGGAAACAACGCCGATGACGATCCCCAGTATAGCACCATAATCGGTTAGTACATACAAAATGTGGCCTACGGTCGCCCCGTAAAAATTAACTATCTTGTTAGATGACGCATCCACATAAAAACCATAAACGCTATACGCGATTAATAATAGGTAAACGGCCATCGTAACGATGACTATCCTATTGCTTAACAGGTCCCTGAATTCCTTCCGCGCGATGATAGATACGTTTCTCATGCTCACTCCAAATAATAAAAAAATAAAAATTTAAACTTTATACGCTGAAGGTCATATCCATATTATACCCTGTAGCATAGTTTATCCCGCCATTATTGTATTGGTGATTTATTCCCTCGCTGTAACTACCGCTAGCAGTATCAAGCACGGTGGAATCTATCTCCTGAGACTGAAGGGGGTTATCTCCACCTGGATAATACTTACCATAGCTAATTGAGCTATAGGTAGACGAGCCTCCAGAAGCGCCACCATTTGGGAATCCACCATACTGAGCTCCCGGCGTTACGGATGTGCCCGGGTAATTATTGTACCATATATTGCCCCATGCTAACACATCTTTCCTGTAGACCGGCGATATATCTTGCTTTATAGTGCTCGTAAACTGCGCATTATTTCCCGAGTTAAACGTAGACGCTACTGTACCACTATACCAGTGTTTTGTCGCAAACGCATTTCCTGTACACATCGCAATGAGCATCATTGCGACCGATGCTAGTATTATTATATTTTTTGATAAGGGCATTATAATTCTCCTCCATCTTATTTGGTTTATTTTTTGTTGTTCGTCCATTCTGTCCTTGATTCAGGAGGATGTGTCTCATTTCCGATGCCTGAATCCGCTCCCTTGCGCTCGCAAGTTTTAAGCTTGCCTATTGTAGATTTAGGTTTGCCTGGTTTCTCTTCTCACCTCCTCGTGAAGGGGAGAGGCTGGGGCTGGAACATATGCATGTTGAGCCTTGTATTCTAGCATGCATATGCTCCATGAAGCCTTACCATTAAATTAAAATGTTCTTTCTATATAAAGCATGTATAGTAAATACAACAGGTCGACGTTATCTTTTTTGCTTATCAGGCTTGTATTGTGTTGTTTAATTGTTTTCTAGAAATTTAGGAGATGATAGGTTCGAAGAAAAAGGACTGGCAGAAAACATCATGGCGGATCAGAATAGGGCTAAACAAAGAGTCTAGAATCATGAGGGGCGTCGTGTTGGCGGGTTATCAGATTGTGAGAGAATGCTTATATAATGGGTGTTGTTTAATTGTTTTCTAGAAATTAGGGGGCAGTAGAAAAGAGGGTGTACGGCTTGGATGAGACTGACAGGATAAAAATACGCCGCATTTTCCAGAGGAGATGGGTCTCCAGGGACGCTTTCTCATATCTTCATAACGTATCTCCCAGGAAAGCGAGCGCTGTGGAGATTGCTGGTAGTATTGGTGCGAGCAGGACGAGCGTCCTCGGAGCGTTAAGGGGCGTGTCGACGGGCTACAGGGAAGAGGAGAGCCTGGCGCACTTCGGACTGGTCATGCACGAAAAACAAGTGGTTAACGGCAGGCCTGTCATCGTCTACAGCCTAACACCCCTCGGATTCGAAGAAAAAGGACTGATGGAAAACGTCGACGCGGATCAGAAGAGGGCCAGCATAAAATAAGAGCTAAGAACCAAGGGATTTTATGGATAATGTTGTTGAGATGTTTAGTTTGACTAAGCGGTATGATGAGAATGCCACTGTCATAGATTTATACTCGGGGTTGGGGAGAAGGCTTCTGGTTTTCTCAGCCGTGCTGGTAAGGCTGCTATTCTAGTTGGAGTGTTTTCATGGAGAAGGAGTTAGATTTAAAAATTGATATAAGCCGTGTTTATCGTTCTCTTCGGAAGAGCCGGTCGCGTATGAGGGTCTACTTCTGCCTTTGGAGTATTAGGCCGGAGGAGGCCGGCGCTAGTGAAATATCCGGGATGACGGGGCTGGGTATTAAAGACGTTCTCGGGGCGCTGGAGGGCGATGGGAGGAAGTATAATAAAGAGGATTCCCTGGTCGGCCTGGGCATGGTGACCCGTAAGCAGGTGACAATACATGGAAAAAGCTTTGTGCTGTACGGTGCTAGGCCGCTAAGACTCGACGTGCGAGGGGCTTTATGGGAGTATGCCCAACACGTTAAAGACCATAGAATGCTAGACGTCCTGCAATCCGAAATAGAAGAAAAAGAGGAAAAATACGTGGAGCGGATTCCATTTTTATTTTTTAAGTAAAAAATCGTATGAGTAAATTATGGGTGATGGTATGAATAGTAATAGTATTCTGGTGATAGCGAGGAAGGAGTTTTCTGACCTGGTGGGCAGCAGGCTGGTCGTTTTCATCCTGGCGTTCTACGTGTTAATGTTTATCCTGTCGTCCTATAATTTTTACAGTTCTTTTGATGTTTCTTCTTTGTCGTCAAAGCCTGAGGTGCCAGACGTTATTGCCAGCCCTGCGGGCGTTTTTTGCGGGGCGTTTATCATGGTCGCCTGTTATTATGGCGGCCTTGTAGCCGTTGTGCTGGGCTATTCTTCGATGTCGGGCGAGGCGGATGGGAAGGCGCTTAGCACCTTATTGGTGAAGCCACTATACAGGGATACTATTGTTAATGGGAAACTGGTTGGAGCGTCTTGTTTCCTCTGTTGCGTATTCTGGGTCGTGGCGGCTTTCTACCTTGCAGGCCTGTTCTTATTTTTCGGTGGCGTGATCAGCGCCTGTTTTTTTGATTTCCTGGGCTTCTTGCCATTGGCTTTCATCCTTTATATGCTTTATACGATGCTCTTTTTTTCTCTATCGATGTTAATGTGTATTACTTTTAAGGAGCAGAGCCTGGCCCTTTTTTCAGGCTTCTTTTTATGGATATTTCTAAACTTGATGTCGAACATGATGTTTATGGGCTATATTACTTCGTTCTTTAATTTTGACCGGTCCACCACCCATCTTATTTCTAGCCTGGCCCCGTATAATATACTCTCGTTCATATCTGGGGATATTGTAAATAGCGGTGGTGTTTTTGACATGCTGGCCAAGAGTTTTTCTGAGGTTGCCGTGCAGGTTTTTGCGTTATTGTTGTATTGTTTTGTTGCCACTGTCATGGCTTATGCATCTTTCATACGGAGGGACGTCTCGTGAAGGCATTTATCATAGCGGGGAACGAGTTCTCGATGCTGGCCAGGAGTCCGGTCGTCGTAGGGTTCGTGGTTTTAATGCTCGTGTTAGGGCTTATTAACGCTGCTGGCTATTCTAGCATGGTGTCTGAGGATTATTATGACCATGGTGGCGACCTTATGGTGGGCGTGTCGAATTTTTTCTGGAACTTTTCGATGCTTTTCGCCTTTCTTGCCATGTGTGTCGGCGTCCTATCCGTGGCTAATGAGCGCTATGGGGGCTCGCTAGGAGTGTTATTCGCCAAGCCAGTCTACAGGAGGGACGTTATAATTGGGAAGTTCGTCGGAATTAGCATGCTCCTGTTCGTCTTGATAACGCTTATTCTCGCCCTATTCGTGTCCTTGATGATGCTCGTATACGTGGGGCGGGCGGATACTGTCGGCGTTGTGGCGCGGATGCTCCTCTTTGCAGTGGTGTTGTTCTTGAATTGTTGTTTCACGCTGGGCCTGGTGATGTGCCTGGGGATCGTTTTGAGTAAGCCTGAGGCGCTCATCGTTTCGATGGCGTTCGTAGCGTTCGAGTGGCTGACAAACATTGGCTCGCTCCCCGCCTCATTGGGAAAGCTGAATCTCATTAACCCCGGGTACCTGTATGTCTATGCGATGTACGGGGCTTCAGGTAGTCTGTTTAACGATTCCATGCCGCTTGGCACGTGGCTTAGCGGCTCGTCGCCTTACATCGTCTTGATGCTCATGGAGGTGGCCATTATTATGCTGGTAAACTGCTTGTTGTTTAATCGGGAGGAGGCGTAACATGTCCGCTAAAAGGATTAACGGTATTTTAAAACCATTGCTATTGGTTTTTTTCCTTGCCTTTGCCTGTATGTGTGCGCCAGTGGAGGCGTCTTCGCAGAGGTTTGTCGCAGTGTCAAGCGGTGGCTTCACGAGCCTCGCTCTTGATGAGAATGGCAGCGTCTGGCTATGGGGCCTGGTCTACGAGCAGAAGGGCTCGCCAGCGTATAACCAGTGTCCCGACCAGTACGTCGAGGTTGTTGGCGACATATATTGCAGGGTGCAGACGACTCCGGTGAAGTTGCCATTAAATGACGTCATCGCGATTTCAGGCAGTGACATGGCGCTTAAAAAGGATGGCACGGTGTGGACGTGGGGAT from Methanocella conradii HZ254 harbors:
- a CDS encoding ABC transporter permease; its protein translation is MTFNSFPIFLIAHNEFKKVVGHPIVIIIALVLIMISALNGITSSGLSGFEKIMPNDDVLIKVALSGMFWDVSEYCTIAAMFIGLISIAGDRYNGSLNVLVSKPLYRKNVVVGKFLGISLFMLLLVSVVYVVSALLIMLFYRAPLSPTDFLLRFTALIVLLFLECSLTVGITMLVGIAFKNMVEAAVITASFFYVEWYTTLSYSIGELGFLFPSSLYIKIFSTVSDPRFTGLLDTSMDFMEWAGLAYPYILLMVLYIIVVLLIDSFVFTKVGD
- a CDS encoding ABC transporter permease; this encodes MRNVSIIARKEFRDLLSNRIVIVTMAVYLLLIAYSVYGFYVDASSNKIVNFYGATVGHILYVLTDYGAILGIVIGVVSISKERSNSALNVLISKPLYRDTIINGKLIGSALFLAAMFCLVIAFYTSGLFLLCGNMISTLIFDYLIRLPVAFLVSLIYVMFYLSIAMLISIIIKDQAFATIISVIVWALLGFIRNASFADNLAAIIVKIFPGNVQGYINFIAGFSPETMRFWISNSNFFDPEFYGSVPPIETAVFRLLIYLVVAIVVCYIGFVRSDVR
- a CDS encoding archaellum operon transcriptional activator EarA family protein produces the protein MYGLDETDRIKIRRIFQRRWVSRDAFSYLHNVSPRKASAVEIAGSIGASRTSVLGALRGVSTGYREEESLAHFGLVMHEKQVVNGRPVIVYSLTPLGFEEKGLMENVDADQKRASIK
- a CDS encoding archaellum operon transcriptional activator EarA family protein; translation: MEKELDLKIDISRVYRSLRKSRSRMRVYFCLWSIRPEEAGASEISGMTGLGIKDVLGALEGDGRKYNKEDSLVGLGMVTRKQVTIHGKSFVLYGARPLRLDVRGALWEYAQHVKDHRMLDVLQSEIEEKEEKYVERIPFLFFK
- a CDS encoding ABC transporter permease subunit, producing the protein MNSNSILVIARKEFSDLVGSRLVVFILAFYVLMFILSSYNFYSSFDVSSLSSKPEVPDVIASPAGVFCGAFIMVACYYGGLVAVVLGYSSMSGEADGKALSTLLVKPLYRDTIVNGKLVGASCFLCCVFWVVAAFYLAGLFLFFGGVISACFFDFLGFLPLAFILYMLYTMLFFSLSMLMCITFKEQSLALFSGFFLWIFLNLMSNMMFMGYITSFFNFDRSTTHLISSLAPYNILSFISGDIVNSGGVFDMLAKSFSEVAVQVFALLLYCFVATVMAYASFIRRDVS
- a CDS encoding ABC transporter permease, with protein sequence MKAFIIAGNEFSMLARSPVVVGFVVLMLVLGLINAAGYSSMVSEDYYDHGGDLMVGVSNFFWNFSMLFAFLAMCVGVLSVANERYGGSLGVLFAKPVYRRDVIIGKFVGISMLLFVLITLILALFVSLMMLVYVGRADTVGVVARMLLFAVVLFLNCCFTLGLVMCLGIVLSKPEALIVSMAFVAFEWLTNIGSLPASLGKLNLINPGYLYVYAMYGASGSLFNDSMPLGTWLSGSSPYIVLMLMEVAIIMLVNCLLFNREEA